The proteins below are encoded in one region of Leptotrichia sp. oral taxon 218:
- the tig gene encoding trigger factor — protein MAVKKLDETTYEVSAVREGEEFKHLKEHVLVHFKDAKVDGFRPGHVPANVIEKNFKKEIDGEILNHIISDEYQKAVAENELKPIADIKLEKYEIQADKAEVVFTIPVLPSFELGQYKGLEVEKENFEVTDEKVNEEIEGMRKNASKLKEVAEDEEAKNDDVVNINFEGFVDGVAFDGGKAEGYDLTLGSHSFIDTFEDQIVGHKKNDEFDVNVKFPEAYHAENLKGKPALFKVKVNSIKRKEEAELNDDLAKELGFESVDDMRAKTRENITKREEARVENEFKNKIIEKVVDGTNVEAPRALVDREIEFQINRFAQQLQMQGINLSQYFQMTGQTIDKMREDSREMAEKSVKTELVLSEISKVENITVTDEEVDNEFEVMATMYGMDKATMLDEVKKSGNYQRFVDEAKYRLVNQKTIDLLVKETKVK, from the coding sequence ATGGCAGTAAAAAAATTAGATGAAACAACTTACGAAGTATCAGCAGTTAGAGAAGGAGAAGAATTTAAACACTTAAAAGAACATGTTTTAGTGCATTTTAAAGATGCTAAAGTGGATGGATTCAGACCTGGACATGTACCTGCGAATGTTATTGAAAAAAACTTTAAAAAAGAAATCGATGGAGAAATTTTGAATCACATAATTTCTGATGAATATCAAAAAGCAGTTGCAGAAAATGAATTGAAACCAATTGCAGATATTAAATTGGAAAAATATGAAATTCAAGCAGATAAAGCTGAAGTTGTATTTACAATTCCTGTATTACCTTCGTTTGAATTGGGACAATATAAAGGACTAGAAGTTGAAAAAGAAAACTTTGAAGTAACTGATGAAAAAGTGAATGAAGAAATCGAAGGAATGAGAAAAAATGCTTCTAAATTAAAAGAAGTTGCTGAAGATGAAGAAGCTAAAAATGATGATGTTGTAAATATTAATTTTGAAGGATTTGTTGATGGAGTTGCATTTGATGGAGGAAAAGCTGAAGGATATGACTTGACTTTGGGTTCTCACAGCTTTATTGACACTTTTGAAGACCAAATCGTAGGACACAAAAAAAATGACGAATTTGATGTAAATGTTAAATTCCCTGAAGCGTATCATGCGGAAAACTTAAAAGGAAAACCTGCTTTATTTAAAGTAAAAGTAAATTCTATTAAGAGAAAAGAAGAAGCTGAATTAAACGATGATTTAGCAAAAGAATTAGGATTTGAATCAGTTGACGACATGAGAGCTAAAACTAGAGAAAATATTACAAAAAGAGAAGAAGCTAGAGTAGAAAACGAATTTAAAAATAAAATAATCGAAAAAGTTGTTGACGGAACAAATGTTGAAGCTCCAAGAGCATTAGTTGACAGAGAAATTGAATTCCAAATTAATAGATTTGCACAACAATTGCAAATGCAAGGAATTAACTTGAGTCAATATTTCCAAATGACTGGTCAAACTATTGACAAAATGAGAGAAGATTCAAGAGAAATGGCAGAAAAATCTGTTAAAACTGAATTAGTTCTTTCTGAAATTTCAAAAGTTGAAAATATCACAGTTACTGACGAAGAAGTTGACAACGAATTTGAAGTAATGGCTACAATGTATGGAATGGATAAAGCGACAATGTTGGATGAAGTTAAAAAATCAGGAAATTACCAAAGATTTGTCGATGAAGCAAAATATAGATTGGTAAACCAAAAAACTATTGATTTATTAGTAAAAGAAACTAAAGTAAAATAA
- the clpP gene encoding ATP-dependent Clp endopeptidase proteolytic subunit ClpP: protein MSVYSPVVIENDGRGERSYDIYSRLLKDRIIFVSGEVEDNMANAIVAQLLFLDAQDKEKDIVMYINSPGGVITAGLAIYDTMRHIKCDVSTVCVGQAASMGAVLLAAGTKGKRYSLPNSRIMIHQPLGGARGQATDIQIQAREIERMKEITSKILSEATNKSVEEIYKDTERDNFMSAEEAVEYGLVDKIL, encoded by the coding sequence ATGTCAGTATATAGTCCAGTAGTTATTGAAAATGACGGTCGTGGAGAAAGAAGCTACGACATTTATTCAAGACTGCTAAAAGATAGAATAATTTTTGTGAGCGGAGAAGTTGAAGATAATATGGCAAATGCGATTGTTGCTCAACTTTTGTTTTTAGATGCGCAAGACAAGGAAAAGGATATAGTTATGTACATTAACAGTCCAGGAGGTGTAATTACAGCGGGACTTGCAATTTATGACACAATGCGTCATATAAAATGTGATGTTTCGACAGTTTGCGTGGGACAGGCTGCCAGTATGGGAGCGGTTCTTTTGGCAGCTGGAACTAAAGGAAAGAGATATTCATTGCCAAATTCTCGAATAATGATTCACCAGCCGCTTGGAGGAGCAAGAGGACAAGCGACAGATATTCAAATTCAGGCAAGAGAAATTGAAAGAATGAAAGAAATTACAAGCAAGATTTTATCTGAAGCAACGAATAAATCAGTTGAAGAAATTTATAAAGATACTGAAAGAGATAATTTTATGTCAGCCGAAGAAGCTGTGGAATATGGATTAGTAGATAAGATATTATAA